From the Pyrenophora tritici-repentis strain M4 chromosome 5, whole genome shotgun sequence genome, the window TACTGTGCCATAGCGAGTAGGAGAGTTCCATCGTGGGTTATCATTTTTAGGGTTTATACCCCAGCTAGTATTACTCCACCACGCTGTCCATGTCCCTAAGATCTCACTTACACTATAATCTTGCAGAAAACGATTATTTGGATATTTCACTAATCCAATCGTTCTCCTGTCACCCCCCTTTGTAACCTGTGGAGAATTGATTTTTAAACAGTTGAGGTCCTCCGGAAATTCAATATTAGTAGGATTAGGCATAAGCTCAATAGACTGTGCAGCTATGTCCATCGCTTCTAGAAAGTAGTAGAATAAGGCATTAATAGTAGTAGCACACAATAGGAAAAAGTTGAGAAGTTTAAGTTTGGATGTAGGACTCAAGGCTTCTCACGCTCCTCTCAGCTTTGCTTGCGCTATGACGCCTGTAATTTAACTTGAAACCTTGGCATATTACTAGCGGAATATCATTTTTAATGCCTCATAGTAAACACAGAGATCGTCAGGAGTGCACGGATATTAATCTGCATAAATGACAGATCACAATCTTAAGTTAAGATTATATGGCGCAATAATCCGTGTTAATTGGTTGTGATAACTGCTTACTATCCCTCAATGCTTGAAAGTGTCTTAGCCTAAAACTCTAATTATCAGACTCAGAAGCGGCATCAGAATCCGGAAACCCCTCAAACTCAGAGTCCTCAGATTCCTCAGACTCCTCAAGCGCTGCCTGCTTCTGTACAGCAGCCCACTGGTCGTCATCCTCGTACTCGTCTTCAAGTGAATTGAAATGCTCCTCAAGATCAGAGTCATAGTCAACCTCTTCTTCACACTCATCGCTATCGTCACCTTTAACGTACGGCTTATCACCCTCCAGCTCAATATCAGCGTCACCAAGTAAGTCGAGAATGCTAGGTGGCTCCCGTTGCCTTATTATATTAGTATCTCTGTGATAAAAGGATGTGATAAACTTACTGCCAGTCATTATCAGTTACGACTTTCATCTCATCAGGTGTAAGTTCCTCCACGAACTTCTCAAACTCTCTCTTAGCCTCCTTGCTCTCAAAGTCGTTGTTGTTAAGCTTTGCTAATCCTTCTTGATAGGTCTTTCGAAGAATCTTTTGCAAAACACCACCTGAGCCGTAAATTCTTGCTATTCCTCTACCACTAATGTCATGGGTGGGCTTGTCATCTTTGCTAAGCACTTTCGCAATCGTGATCTCGTGTTTTCTCATATCCACCTGCTTAGTGATCGCATCCCATTTACGATGCACATGAGTTAGGTTTGTCTCTAGCCATTCAGCTATAGTCTATTAGCAGATGTCTATGATAAACAGCTGTGATAACTTACCAGACTTTTTCTGGGTAAACCGCTTCTCTGAAAGTATATCCCACTCTTTCTCTAGCAGCTTAGCCTGTCTAGCACTATTTGCTAATTTATACTTAGGCTGTTGCAAAAGCGATTTCTTCAGTTGGTACTTCGCGGAGTGGTCGGCTGTTCTAACGCTTTCAAgtaccttctcctctttatcGAAAAGAGCTTTGCGTTCACGTTGAGCAATAGCACAGGCGCTACCACTCAGAGAGCCAGTATAGGGGACGCTCAAATTGAtaggtcggccttttcgtGAACCCCCACTACCTCTTTGATCTAAGATACCGTCAATCTCGTCAGCTTCACACGCAAATCCCTGCTTATATTAGCATAAGCTGTGATAAATGGCTGTGATTATTACATCGGTAAGCTGCTCCCACTCATCTTGTTCGAACCCAGGCGGAGGTTCAagtttgatggctggaactaggccttcaggtacgtcgccgacttgctctttcgcgacaggcatggcggggactgtgataatgcgctgttgtaaatggggtgtttTCAATGTAGTAAAGAGAGTTATTAGGTGTTGGGAGTTACTGGGCGTCAGGGGCTGGAGAAATGGGTAGACAGCATTATGCTCACCTAGAAatggtccgtgcgctgctgcctgcgctagcgcgaaaacgcggaaattacccaaaatgatcaacacatcgatgattccttcatttttgggctgcacgcatgcgcgagctcggcgtttatcacagcagtttaacacgtttgtatgatatgctcgctactgattttgcaacagaaatggttgtatgcgatcgtgaaacagcaaattacgtcatgcagtccgtgcgctgctgcctttactagtgcggaaatcgggaaattgccgtcgcccaaactttccagctacctaactCTTTCAGCCTACTACTTTCTTAATTGTCGAACACATTTATCACAGTAATTAATCACATACGTCGCCTACGTTCATCATCTACTCTACTACGCAATGGCAAGGACAAAACCACGGCCTAAGGTCACCGGTAAAGCCGGCCGGGGTGGTCCTGATGGCAAGACAGTTACTGGCGGCAAGCCGGCTCAGAAGGCCCTTGCTAGTAAGGCTAGACGTCAAGTAGCAGGAAAGTCTACGCGAAAGGCACCTGTAGCTgttaagaagaagcgcaagtttaAGGCCGGCAGTAGGTTATCACAgtcgtttatcacagctattTTCTAATTTAGCTTAGCTGTCGCATTACGGGAAATCAAGAGATACCAGAGAGGTTTTGAACTACTCTTGCGAAAACTCCCCTTTTCCCGCGTAGTGCGCGAATTTGCACAGGTGCACAAGGCCGATATCCGCTTTCAACGATCTGCAATCGAAGCTCTTCAGGAAGCTACAGAAGCTTTCTTAGTTGGTTATTTTGAGGGTATAGTCTATCTACCCTATACTATTTTTCATTTAATAACTTTTATAGACTGCAACATCAATGCTATTCACGCAAAGAGGGTTACTATTCAAGAGAAGGATTCTCAATTGGCTAGGCGCTACTTTGCGCGCGAGTTACTAGCTTTTCTCTAGATTATAAGATATATCTAGATACACGTGCTTAAATGCTAGCTGGCGAAGCCTCTGTATATTATAAATGAAACTAGTTAATGCTACACTGTGTTAATCTACTGTGATACTATATAAACTTTTCTTTTATTGAAATCTATATTATACATCTTGCAATTTTTTTActataacccaaccctaacccatggtccgtgcgaccccaacccaaccccaacccaacactaagcttggcgctgacaaatgggttggggctgggttggggtcgcaaaatttctaacccaaccccaaccacaccccgacccatttgccagcgtaaTTACGTCGTAGTTAATCAGTTACTTTATACTTAATAACGCTACTAATAACGACAGTACTATCGTAATATTAGCTTAAGAGTATAGTTTTAATGCTACctgttgggaatcgaacctgcggtagataaggcagctggttgctgcatgcacgagcttggattacacggctgactaagccgtgtggtccgagctctagctgctgccttactgccgacctccctccacctccatagaacaacaagaacaatcacaatcatttcaactcgttgcaacgaaggtgattccgataccttagccgtatcaacactgatcagtggTTGCTACACCACAGATCGGCTAGATATCTGACAAGGAGACCCATCAGCTCTTTTGCTGTGTAGTCTTGGCCAAGAAGCGACTCCTCCTACCTCACAGTAGCAAGGAGTGCGAAGTACAGCACCGCCCGCAGAGACTACCTATCAAGGTAGCGCTTTCGCCGACAGTTCTGAAGGAGATCTTGAACGAAAAGATCTGCGTCAACCACGCACAAAAACAACTGACAACGCCTGCAACTAACAGCAAACAATCGACTGACTTCAGCACCATGGCACCATACAAGAGCGTCAAGTACCGATCGTGGTACTCCGAGATGCACAAGAGTGAGTATGTCAACGCGGAACTCGACCCGACCGACACAGTCATAAACACCGACAAACTGAACACTGTCGTCCTCGATTGGGTCGTCCAAGTTGAAGACGATGGACAGTTCGacctcttcatcctccagGAGTTCCAAAAGTCCTTCGAGGATTGGACTCAAGATATCATAAGTGCGGTCGACGTGCGGCTCCGGAAAGCAGTCAAGGAATTGCTCCGACACCGAGGGATTTACATCCAGATCAACAGTCGTGACACAGTAATAACgcaactgtacaacctcctccatctctcGTCGTGCCCGATATGGCCTGACGACGAGCTTGAGCTTATGCGACTCGTCGACGGTTTCAAGTGTCGACAGCTCACAAACAGCAACTACAGTTACCCTAACCCTCCGCAGCCACCAACAGGATACCCACAAGCACAGTACTCACCGTCGCCAGCTCAACTCAACGTGACAGCACTCACAAACCTCGCGAAGCTGTACAATAACAACGATAAGTTCAGTGGTGACAAGTATGACGTGCTCAGTCACAAACTGGTCATCTTTCGAGAGCTTTGCGCCAAAGTCGGCATTCAACCTGGCCAAACTGACCGCTACAAGCTAGCCATCTCTACTATGCTTACTGGCAAAGCGTCAACTTACTACTACCAATCTATCGCTCCACTTGACCTTGGATACGAAGACATCATCGCGAAACTGGGCGCCTACTTCCACACTACCGAGAACTACCAGTTGTTCTTGAACGAATGGCGCACCATTATGCTAAAGGACGTCATCGCAAGTAATCCTGACAAGACAATTGCGCAATGCCTTGACTTGCTCATCGACAAGCTCCACAAGCTGTACCAAGCGATGGCTCAGCAGAATGGACTCAGCGAGTCAAGCCTCACCGGACAACTTGTGTCAGCATGCCAGGGTGTCGAAGCCTGCAGCGCAGTCCTGATCCGACCTGCGTCGACCTTTGAAGCAGTCGCTTCAGAGCTCCGCAACGCCGTCGGTAACTGGCAACGCTGTCACCCGCATGCTCGAACGCAGTTCAACTATGACAATGAACAGACAGACGATGACATCTTCTACACAAACCGACGATACAACCGAAACGACGAACCTCGCGAAAGACCCCGAGGCTATGGCACCGGTCGCTTCAACCGCGGACCGACGCTGTCACGACCGCGATACCCTCCCCGCCGCTCGCACGATAAAAAGTGCTATGTGTGCGGCAAACAAGGATGCTGGTCAACGCGACATTCACACGAGGAGCGCAATGAGTCGCACCAACGCTTCAAGACTTATGTCCAAAACCACGATCTTGATGACGACTACGACGTGTTCCTCGCCGGATTCgaaggcatcgagcttcatgacgaggcagaggacgacgacggcAACCGCGTTGATGACCTCGATGCGTACTTCCAACATGAACAATTCAACACCGCTGCTTGCGGAACCATCGACGGGCAAGCGCTCACCATCAACCTCAACGACGCCGCGGCGACCCACGCGATCACTGGGATCGACCCATACGCGTCGGAGACTGCAAAGGAGGCACCCCACATGTTCACCTTCGATCACCGATATGGTGCTCACTGTTTCCAAGGCATCATGCCCGACACCGGCGCGGCCGGAGTCTCCACTGCAGGAAAGACCCAGGTCATGGCACTGCAACGCCTCCAGCCATCGGCCACGATCAATGAGTCCACGGCAGGTCGCCACCGAATTCGATTTGGAGATAACCCAGAGTGTCTCTCACTTGGCGAGGTGAAGGTCAAAACCCCGCTCGGCGTTATACTTTTTGCGGTGATGCCGACCAACACGCCTTTCTTgctgtgccttgcagacatggaccgccACGGGATCTACCTCAACAATGTTGACAACGTGCTTGTACACGAGTCACGGGAGTACCCCATTGTgcgcaaatggggacacccatGGCTCCTGCTCGACGACCAAGAGACCGCGACGCACTACCTCACCGAGGTAGAGCTTGCGCAACTCCATCGGCGCTTTGGTCATCCAGCTGCGGGACGACTCTACAAGGTCCTCGCGAGAGCAGGTTATGACGAAGTCGATGCGGCGACCATCGAAAAGATCAACAAGTTCTGTCACCAATGTCAGATTACTGGCAAGGCGCCAGGACGATTTCGGTTTACCCTCCGCGACGATATCAACTTCAACTATCGACTTATCGTCGACGTGATGTACATTAATCAGAGGCCAGTACTTCATGCTATTGACGAAGCAACTGCCTTCCAAGCAGCGCGCTTTCTCACCGACATGAAAGCAAGCACAACATGGGACACACTCCGCGCCATGTGGATCGATATGTACGTTGGTCCGCCTGATGTCATAGCCACCGACGCTGGCAAGAACTTTGCGAGCGAGGAGTTTGTCAACAATGCAAAGACAATGGCCATCGAGGTTGACGAGGTGCCTGTCGAGGCGCATAACTCCATCGGCAAGGTGGAGCGGTACCATGCGGCCATCCGCCGTGCCTTCGAAGTCATCTCCGCCGACATAGACAGCGACACGTCATCTGAACACCtcctccagatggctgtgaaaGCCGTCAACGACACTGCTGGTCCAGATGGCCTTGTGCCTACTCTCCTCGTCTTTGGCACCTACCCCCGCCTATCCAAGacatcgccgccatcaccatccaTCAGCGCGCGCGCGAAAGCGATAAAGAACGCGATGGCGGAGGTCCGCAAGATCAAAGCAAAACGCCAGGTGAACGACGCACTTGCGACACGCAACGGACCGAACGTCATTGAAACGCTTCAGCTCCCGATCCAGAGCAGCGTAAAGGTTTGGCGCGAGAACCGCGGTTGGACTGGTCCCCATACCCTCATCGCCATGAACGACGACCTAACCGCCGCGATTGTCGACGTCGACGGCAGGCAGGCGACATTTCGAGTCACATCGGTGCAGCCATACCACCGCAACAACTCCACCGTTATCCcgcgcgacgacgacgacaacgacaatTGCGGGGATGCGGACGATGACGAGTTTATCCCAGAGACAGAAGTTCCACCTCCACGAAAGCGCGGTCGCCCCAAAGGCTCCAAAAACAAGCCAAAACCAGCTCCCATCGAGACCAACGACGTCAACCTCACGCAACGCGAGGAGGACGACTTAGTGCTGTCCAGGAAGCTGCGTGCCACTGGCAAGATCACAACCCTAGGCGAACCATTCGAACTATCCACCAAGGCAGAGATTGACGCGCTGATCACTCGCGGAGTGTTCCGCTTCGAGGAGTATGACCCTCAGCGCCATGGTGGCATCCGCGTCTTTAAGTCACGGATTGTCAACGAGGTCAAAGGCAAAACTACCACTAAGCCGTACGAGAAATCGCGCCTCGTTGTTCAGGGTTATGCCGATGATGGAAAACGGATTGTGCTCACACAAAGCCCGACGATCCAGCGCGCCAGTCAGCGCATTATTATCGCGCTTGCACCCTCACTGCTTCAAATGGGCATGACGCTATGGCTtcgagatatcacgcaggCGTACACGCAAGCCGATGACCATCTCCAGCGCACGATCATCGCGGATCTTCCCACGCAACTCCGCAATGTCTACCCCAAAGGCACCATCATGGTGGTCGTGAAGCCGCTGTACGGCATCGCCGAGGCAGGAGCGTACTGGTGGTCAACCTACTTCAAACACCATACCACGACACTCGGGATGGAAACATCAACctatgacccgtgcctctTAATCACCAAGCCAACGGCGTTAGGCTTTGGTATTGTCGGCATGCAAACTGATGACACGCTCGGTCTGTCCGATGACGTGTTTGCCAATAAGGAGAGCAAGGAGCTGCGCTTCAGCGCCAAAGAGAAGCAGTTTCTTACTACTAACAACCCTATCGACTTTAACGGGTGCGTCGTTAGTCTCACAACAGACGGCGTGATCACACTACGCCAAAAGAAACAAGGTGAGAAACTGGAGATCGCAACTGACAAGAAGACGTACATTCAACAACGCGCACGTGGCGCTTACATCGCGACAATCTGTCAACCCGAAGCAAGCTTCGACCTCGCCGCTGCTGCGCAAGCGAGTGAGcctacaaaagaagaaatatcCAAGTTAAACAAACGCATCGAATGGCAAAAGAAGAACCTCTGCCATGGGTTGACCTACGTACCTCTGGACATACGCAACCTCAAGCTGTTTACCCTAGTCGACGCgtcctttgccaacaacaaggatATGAGCTCCCAGATGGGATTCGTCATCGTACTCGGCAATGAAGTCACCTCAAGCGACACAAACTTCGGGATACGTGGCAACATCGTCCACTGGTCCTCAGTCAAATGCAAGCGGATCACCAGGAGCGTCCTCGCCTCCGAGATCTACGCGATGGCGCACGGCGTAGATATCGCAGTCGCGATCGGCGGCACCATTGATATGGTCATGGAACGACTCAACTTACCTAAGGTCCCCATCGTGGTATGCACCGACTCGCGATCGCTATACGATTGCCTTGTCAAGCTCGGCACCACCAAGGAGAAACGCCTTATGATTGACATCATGGCAATGCGCGAAGCCTACGAGCGCAGCGAACTCATGGATATCAGATGGATCGACGGTCGCGACAACCCAGCAGACTCTATGACAAAGGCAGGTTGCAACGCCGCGATAGAGAACCTCATCaactctaacgagctcaaCCTCCGAGTGCAAGGGTGGGTCAACCGTGATCGCAACACCAAGCCCACGACCGAGAGCACCGAGCTCAGCAACCTTGAAGGCACCAAGTAGTCAACGGGCACGTGTGCGCGATAACGAAGGACACAAGAGGAGGACATAAGGGCATACAGGAAGGCGTATAGCGCTAGCCGAGATAGGCAACTAGCTACATTTCGGCAGCAGGATATTATTACAGATTTGGAGGATTTGGGGACGGATCTGATCTCCCGGCACAAAAAGAAAAGATAGTCagtgttgggaatcgaacctgcggtagataaggcagctggttgctgcatgcacgagcttggattacacggctgactaagccgtgtggtccgagctctagctgctgccttactgccgacctccctccacctccatagaacaacaagaacaatcacaatcatttcaactcgttgcaacgaaggtgattccgataccttagccgtatcaacactACCTACCagcgcctccgctgcggaCCTTACACgtgtcagatattcactcttatctggaatactgatgaaatgggtaatgatcgtgatgatattgattaTTTTACTGtgtgttggttctgtctacggttgtgggcacacctagggggtgccaagccttcctgtgatccgattggctctctcagatgccgggtcgcgctagtctaacccagcgtctgtacgctctcatcttcaacagtgctattatctgacaacACGCTTAACCTTGTTAGCTAGACGCTCCTCTAGGGCAAGGGCAGCGCTGCCTCGTTCGTTAATGACGTACAAGAGCTTACCGAAGAGCACGACTTCATAGAAGAGTAGAGGCGTGTAGGCCCACTCGGCGTACTGCTTAGTATTTTAAACTATATTAAAACACCGCAATAGCATAAGCTCTTTAAGGACTTCTAGCGCCTCGCCTACGCTAAGCTACTATCTAGCGCGTTAGCTAACAATCGTAAGATTCTTAAGCCTATTAAACTCGTTATTACGTAGTAGAACTGGTACTACTTATGCTGTAAGCGTGCTGTAAAGCTGCAGTTTATAGTTAACGCCTACGCCACTTACTATATATAGCGGGTGTAAAGGGAGGATGTGATGGGCTAGACCCATGTAGGCCTACTTGTAGGCTGAGAGAGAGCAGCGCAGTCATGCCTCCTACATAAATATCAACTACGCAAGCTGAATCACGTTGATTCAACTTGTGCATGCCTTTTGCGCACACGT encodes:
- a CDS encoding HHT1, Histones H3 and H4, with amino-acid sequence MARTKPRPKVTGKAGRGGPDGKTVTGGKPAQKALASKARRQVAGKSTRKAPVAVKKKRKFKAGTVALREIKRYQRGFELLLRKLPFSRVVREFAQVHKADIRFQRSAIEALQEATEAFLVGYFEDCNINAIHAKRVTIQEKDSQLARRYFARELLAFL
- a CDS encoding DNA-pol-phi domain containing protein, yielding MPVAKEQVGDVPEGLVPAIKLEPPPGFEQDEWEQLTDGFACEADEIDGILDQRGSGGSRKGRPINLSVPYTGSLSGSACAIAQRERKALFDKEEKVLESVRTADHSAKYQLKKSLLQQPKYKLANSARQAKLLEKEWDILSEKRFTQKKSAEWLETNLTHVHRKWDAITKQVDMRKHEITIAKVLSKDDKPTHDISGRGIARIYGSGGVLQKILRKTYQEGLAKLNNNDFESKEAKREFEKFVEELTPDEMKVVTDNDWQQREPPSILDLLGDADIELEGDKPYVKGDDSDECEEEVDYDSDLEEHFNSLEDEYEDDDQWAAVQKQAALEESEESEDSEFEGFPDSDAASESDN